The DNA window TAATGAAAATAGAAGAGAGCAAAGTCGTAGTTTTAGATTTTATCCTTACTGATGAAGACGGAAATATTCTAGAAGATACAAAAGAGGTTGGACCTTTTGCATATATCCAAGGTTTTGGAGATTTCATTCCAAAAATAGAGGAGATTTTAGAGGGAAAAACCGAGGGATTCCAATCAAAAATAATAGTATCTCCTGAAGAGGGATACGGTGAATACGACGAAGAACTTATTTCTGAAATGTCTAAAGAAGATTTTTCGGAATTTGATGATATCTATGAAGGGCTAGATTTTCAGGCTGAAACAGATGAAGGACTTATGGAATTCGTTATAAAATCAATCGAAGATGATGTTGTTCTAGTAGACGGAAACCATCCTTTCGCAGGTAAAAATCTTACATTTGATCTTAAAGTAACAGAGGTCAGAGACGCCTCAGAAGAGGAATTAGAGCACGGTCACGTCCACTTCTAATTAAAATATAAAAAAAACAGGTTGTAGCTTTAAACTGTAACCATGAAACTGGACACTTAAAAAAGTGTCTGTTTCATGGTTTTTTTATATAATTTTTTTAATTAAAATAACTTTTTTAGAGGATTACTCCACCCTACAGAATATATTTAATTATAATACCATAAGTAAAAAGGAGGAAATTCTATGTCTGATTTTAAAAGTATGTTTCAGTTTACTTTATCTAGTCAGTTGCTTACAATTGTCGGAGTAATTCTGATAGTTGTCGTAGGTCTCGGTATCGCTTCGTTTATCGCAAAAAAAATAGGTGCTCTTATCAGTAAGTCCAAATTTATACAAGGTAAAATTTCCGAAGACAAAAAAGAACAGTCGCAGGTGTTCTTCAATATTCTCGTAAAGGCCATCTATTATCTAATTGTTATCTTCATTATTATTGCTGCGGCTGAAAAGCTAGGACTCGGTAAATTTACAGAGCCTCTCACAGGATTTTTAAACTCTATCTTTTTATACATGCCTAATATTCTAGGTGGGGTATTCCTTCTTATTATCACCTTGATATTTGCAAAATTAGGTAAATACTTTACGGTGAAAATTTTTGACAAAATAGAACTTGATAAAAAATTAAAGGTTGGGGAGGGAACATCTGTAACAAAAATTTTAGGTGATGTTGTATACCTAATTATATTCTTAATATTTTTACCAGGTGTCCTTTCTGCATTAAAGTTAGACGGAATATTAGAACCTGTCACAAACATGCTGAGCAAGCTACTGGAACAGCTTCCAAATATCCTTGCAGCAGGAATTTTCCTTGTTCTTGGTTGGTTTATCGCCTATAAGATAAGAGAGATACTTACTGGCATATTAGAATCTTTCAACCTAAATGAAAGATTAAAAATCGACGGTAAAAAAGTATTTGAAGGGAATCTAAGTAAAATCATAGCAAATATAATATATATTCTTATCTTAATACCTGTTATATCTGCATCTCTCAGTTACATAGGTTTACAGTATATTACAGAACCTGTAGTGATGATGATCAACGTGATATTCAGCTATCTACCTAGAATTGCCGGAGTTGTAATTATTCTTCTGGTGGCTACTTTCTTTGCAAAACTTATTGAAGGAATAATTACAAATATTCTTAAGGGACTCCACTTTGACTCACACCTAGAAAAGACAGGACTCAAGGCTAAAGAAGACTCCTACTCAAAACTAGCTGGAAAAGCGGTAAAAATCACTATTATTTACCTTGCTGTTATCCAGTCTATCGACATACTAGAATTCACTGTATTAAAGGATCTAAGCAGTAGTCTAACTGTTCTTTTAGGAAAAATTTTCCTAGGAGTATTGATAATAGCCATAGGTGTTTATATTTCTAGCTTCGCTTCTGATATTATCAAAAAATCTGAAATAAAAGGCAAAGATTGTCTGGCTGCTCTCTCAAGAATAGCCATAATTATATTTGTAGGGGCCATGGGTTTAAGACAGATGGGAATTGCAAATGAGATCATAAATATGGCCTTTGGATTTACAATAGGGGCTATTGCCATATCTCTAGCTATTGCCTTTGGTATAGGGGGTAGAGATATTGCAGCTAAAAAACTCGAAGAATTAGACAAAAAATGGAATGAAAAAGATGAACAGTAAATAAAATCTTAGTCAAAATAATGGAGCCATCCTAAGTTTTAAATTTCTTAGGGAGCTCCATTTTATTTTTTTGAAACTATTATATCTTTCAGAATTTCTATAAAATATATTATAGAAATTCTTTAAAAATATCTCTGAAAATCATTGCCGCTGCTTCTACAGAAGCCATTGAAAAAATATACTCTGTGATCAGCTCCAGTAAAAAAATTAATTTTGAACTATTAAAAATAGAGGTTCTGAGTAGAGAAAACCTAAGTAACACATCCTTAGAAGATGGTATAGCTATCCCTCATGCCAGAATAGACATTATTGATAAACCAGTTGTCGCCTTTGCATTTTTCAAGGGAAGGTATATACTGGAATTTTCCAGACGGTAAAAAGTCTAGATTCATATTTATGGTTTTAACACCAAAGGATGACAATATCATCCAGCTTAAAATTATAAGGGAACTGATTTTAATTATAAAAAATAGGGATGTTCAAGATAGCATCTCTGCTCAAATCAACGGTGATTCCATGTATAAAACCTTATTAAAAAATTCATAAAAAAATCTAAATTTATTTTGATTGCTACTGAGTTTAATGTTATTATATGTGGTATTGGGTGAATAATAAAAAATTTAAATTTCACAAAAATAAATACGTATTTAGGCAAAATATTTTTTATATAAAAGGAGATAACAAATGGTCATAGAAAAATTTTTAGAACTGTTTAACGAAAAAACACTTTTGAATTTACTGACTAGGGTCCTTGTATTTTCAGCTGTGGTAATACTAACTTTATTTTTTGTAAAAATTTCCAGGAAAATAATGGACAGCAATCACAAACTCAAGGACCTCGATCCAACTCAGTTTACATTTATAAACCATTTTTTAGCAGGGATAATTTACTTTATAGGTATTCTGTCGGCTGTGTATACAATTCCAACTTTCCGAAGTCTTGTTGTTTCAATCTTTGCTGGTTCCGGTGTTCTTGCTATTATCATAGGTTTTGCTTCTCAGCAGGCTTTTTCAAATATAGTAAGCGGAATTTTTATAGCCATTTTCAAACCTTTTAGAATCGGAGACAGGGTAAAACTCATCGGCAAGGAAACTTTCGGAGTGATAGAGGATATCACTCTCAGACACACTATGATAAGAACATTTGAAAACAAGAGAATAATCATTCCAAACTCTGTTATAAGTAATGATATTATAGAAAATTCAAATATTGTAGAGGACAAAGTGTGCAATCATGTGGAAATCGGAATAAGTTATGACTCTGACGAAGAAAAGGCAATTCAGATAATAAGAGAAGAAGCTATGAAACATCCATTATTTCTGGATAACCGAACTTTTGAAGAGATAAATGCAGGGGAACCTCCTGTAAATGTGAGAATAATCGGTTTCGGAGACTCTTCAGTCAATCTAAAGGCCTGGGTTTGGTCTAACGACACTGGTTCTGGATTTATAATGAAGTGTGACCTTAATAAAAGTATAAAGCAGAGATTTGATCGTGAAGGGATAGAAATACCTTTTCCTTACAGAACCATTGTATTTAAGAACAGTGAGGATCAAAATAAAAGCACCTTATGAAAGAGGGATACAGATGAGAATAATAATAGATGCTGATGCATGCCCCAAAAATGTAAAAAAAATATGTGAAGAACAGTCTATAAAACACGGGATAGAATTAATTATGGTTATAGACGAGGCCCATGAAATATATGGAAATTTTATAGTTATAAAAGTAGGACAGGGGATGGATTCTGTTGACCACAAGATAATCACAACCTGTATAGAGGGTGATATAATAGTGACTCAGGACTATGGTTTAGCCTCTATACTTCTTCAGAAATCTGCAGGTGTAATCCATCCAAAGGGCTTTCTTTATACGATTTTTAATATCGAGTCCCTCATGTTTCAAAGACATATGGGACAGAAAATAAGAAAAGCCGGCGGAAGGACCAAGGGTCCAAAAAAGAGAACCAGTAACGAAGACAAAGAATTTGAAAAAATACTGATCTCTCTTCTTGAAAAAAGAAATCACAATAAAAAACAGCTGTAAATATTTTTTTTACAGTTGTTTTTAAATTAAAATTTTAATAACTTAATTTTTTTCGTCCATTTCTCTTCCATCTATTTTTAC is part of the uncultured Ilyobacter sp. genome and encodes:
- a CDS encoding peptidylprolyl isomerase, producing the protein MKIEESKVVVLDFILTDEDGNILEDTKEVGPFAYIQGFGDFIPKIEEILEGKTEGFQSKIIVSPEEGYGEYDEELISEMSKEDFSEFDDIYEGLDFQAETDEGLMEFVIKSIEDDVVLVDGNHPFAGKNLTFDLKVTEVRDASEEELEHGHVHF
- a CDS encoding mechanosensitive ion channel, yielding MSDFKSMFQFTLSSQLLTIVGVILIVVVGLGIASFIAKKIGALISKSKFIQGKISEDKKEQSQVFFNILVKAIYYLIVIFIIIAAAEKLGLGKFTEPLTGFLNSIFLYMPNILGGVFLLIITLIFAKLGKYFTVKIFDKIELDKKLKVGEGTSVTKILGDVVYLIIFLIFLPGVLSALKLDGILEPVTNMLSKLLEQLPNILAAGIFLVLGWFIAYKIREILTGILESFNLNERLKIDGKKVFEGNLSKIIANIIYILILIPVISASLSYIGLQYITEPVVMMINVIFSYLPRIAGVVIILLVATFFAKLIEGIITNILKGLHFDSHLEKTGLKAKEDSYSKLAGKAVKITIIYLAVIQSIDILEFTVLKDLSSSLTVLLGKIFLGVLIIAIGVYISSFASDIIKKSEIKGKDCLAALSRIAIIIFVGAMGLRQMGIANEIINMAFGFTIGAIAISLAIAFGIGGRDIAAKKLEELDKKWNEKDEQ
- a CDS encoding mechanosensitive ion channel family protein, with product MVIEKFLELFNEKTLLNLLTRVLVFSAVVILTLFFVKISRKIMDSNHKLKDLDPTQFTFINHFLAGIIYFIGILSAVYTIPTFRSLVVSIFAGSGVLAIIIGFASQQAFSNIVSGIFIAIFKPFRIGDRVKLIGKETFGVIEDITLRHTMIRTFENKRIIIPNSVISNDIIENSNIVEDKVCNHVEIGISYDSDEEKAIQIIREEAMKHPLFLDNRTFEEINAGEPPVNVRIIGFGDSSVNLKAWVWSNDTGSGFIMKCDLNKSIKQRFDREGIEIPFPYRTIVFKNSEDQNKSTL
- a CDS encoding YaiI/YqxD family protein; protein product: MRIIIDADACPKNVKKICEEQSIKHGIELIMVIDEAHEIYGNFIVIKVGQGMDSVDHKIITTCIEGDIIVTQDYGLASILLQKSAGVIHPKGFLYTIFNIESLMFQRHMGQKIRKAGGRTKGPKKRTSNEDKEFEKILISLLEKRNHNKKQL